TGGCTTCTGCTTCTACTGTGGCTAGGCCTTGAACGATACCTACCAAATAGTTGCCGCCTCAATTCCCTGGCATTGTGCAAATAAAGTACATCAATTGCAAAGTAATCATCCAAGCCAAGGAGACACAAAAGCATAAAAACTATAAAAATCTAGTGCTACAATCAACTAACCTACTTATCTTTTTCATACATAACAAGTTCCAATAGAAAACATGAAATGCAATACAATAAAAACTAAAATGGGGCTAACCTGCTAATCTTCTTCAAATGCATAAAGTTACGATATCCACCTCGATTACACGTATTCTCTTCATACTGCCTACAGGTAGCTTCCCGGAAATCGGTCACAGGAGAGAAATCAACAATAATAGGACGCCCTGAAAACATTGAAACCTTCTCCCAATCAGTAAACACAAAAATATGTATAAAACATTCCCACAAACAAATCAAGAAAAGGGTACCTGCATAAAACCTTCCAGTCAAATTCTTAAGTGCATTAGCAGCATCTTCTTCCTCTCTAAATTGAACATAAACATTCCCCACCATATGATCAGCTAAATTGTCACAGATATTAAGACTTTCAATCTCCGCATACTTGCTCAGCTCGTCAAACAAATCTTCATAAAAATCCTTCAATTTCAAACAAAACCCACATCAGAGATTCACCGACTCATAAAAAAAGAACCCTATTGTTGGGGCTTAAAGGGTTGATCATTTTGGGGGCTTTTTTGCTTTGGCTAGGCAAATTATAGATAAGGGAAGACTTAAGTGAATAAAAAGTCAGATTTACcctttgtaaaaaaaaattaaaatcaagacCTAATCTTAATCCTAAATCAAAACCAAACATCAAAATCCATTCATtttctctattcttcttcttcttctcaaaaaaactCTCAAAAACCTAATAATAACCGATCTCTTCCACATTGATTCTCAAGATGGCAGCAAGATCAAGAGTGACAAGATCCGGCCGATTGAACCCTGATTCTGAATCAGGACAAGTTATTGACGTTCCTTTTCATGGAGATGTGGTTAACCAATCTCTtcaaacaccttcaaatcctcctcCTCCTGTGGTGAACCAATCTGTTCAAACACCTGTGAATCCTCCACAAATGACTCCTActaggtaagaatcgaaaaacccACCAGTTATTTTACCATTAGATTGCAAAAATAGGTTCGATTAATGGTGTTAGGGTTTCAAAAATGGTTTTCCTAAGCGTTAACGGCTGGGATATCATATCGTCCTGGCCGTAATGTACAATTAACGGTTAGGACATCAAGAGCTCCCAGCCGTTATTGTCTCATgcggttaggaatagttgagaacCCATCCGTATAATACTATTACGGATGGGACTTTCCCAGCCGTAAGTTGTCTTTTGTTTGTAGAGTAAATTTGAGTGATGAGTGTTTCGGATGGTAGTTTCCTAACCGTAAATGAATATTCCTAACCTTTATTTGTATTTTCTAGCCGATACTTCGTTTACGGTTTGGTCGTCCGCATATTTCTAAGCCGAGACTATGTTTACGGTTAGGTTGTCTCACTTTTCCCAGACGATACTATTTGTAGCGGATGGGTAATCTGTTATTTCCAATCCGTAATCCTATCTTCTGAtatgtttttcatcatttttaggaACCCTGGGAAGGAGAAAGAACCCAAAGAACTACCAATGTGTGATATTGCTACGATGATGGTACGTAGCCTAAGTATATGATTCTTTTTTTGGTATACGTTTCTCAAATTATGTATCACTATTAATTGAATGATGTGAAAATAGGTCAAGAGAGCTAAGTGGATTGCCAGGGGACTGAGGCGTAACATTGAGGAGGTTTTATATTTGGATTGCGAGGAACAAAGAACACTGATTCTCAGGCTTCTGGAGTTACATAATCCAATGAGGGATGGTCTATATACTGACGAAGAAATTGATGATTAGACTAGTCTTTCCCAAACTCcctcagttcttcttcatcttctgaggATTTCCTTCGATTGTTGGTCGTAATGGATGATTGTAGATAATTTACTTTTTTAAGTCATTCCAGCTTATGTTTATGCAGACTTTTAGCATGTTtaaggttatggatttgggtgatTTACTTTTCAGAGTTACTTTTCATTAACCTTGAATGAATGGATAATAGTGTTTTGATTCTTAATTTATGAGATTCTTATTTCCGAATTCGGTTTTACGGTGTGGTGTCTCAGCCGTAACTTAGTAAAATCTGAAACTGGTATTACAGGAAAAGTTACGGCCAGGATTATCAGCCGTAAAAGTGACAGTACCCAGAATTACGGGCAGAAAACATAGCCGAAATAGGGTTTACGGTTTGATGACTCAGCCGTAACTTAGTAAAATCTGAAACTGAGATAACAGGAAGAGTTACGGCATGGGTTACCAGCCGTAAGTTTTACATTACCCAGAACAAAGGGTTGAATTCCTAGCCATTACTGGGTGTACAGTTAGGTTTCCCAGCTGTGGTTATGCGAATTACTCACTTGGGTAATTACGGCTAGGTCGTGTTAGCGTATGACATGGCCGTAAATACCTCTAAGTAACCTCATAACTTTATCAAATTATCATTAAAAACACATAATAAGAGTAAAACTAGATTCTTCATATATAATGAGTGATTCAAAATACATAGGTTCACCACGTTGTTATCATATTATCGTTTTAATCACCACCCCACAAAAAACATTATTATCATATACCTTCACACACCACCTTTACTCATACTCATTTTCTTGTCATCGATTATGATAACCCGAGACGACTTTTTCCATATACCACATTTTCTTGTCGtcgttaaatttaaatttaagtttAAAGGGGCATCCGGTCTTCTTCGTATTATATACACCCTTGTTCCTTGCGGTTTTTGGTTTATACTCACTACCCTTTTTCCAGTGGCTCTCATactttccactacactcgcaaacaaTTTGAAAGTTGTTGTCTGTAACTTGTTTATTCTGGAGTAtgatgcacatctttttcaaccCTAGTGATCGAGCCCACAACTTTGCATCTTTCTTATCTTTCCACTCATAGTTGTTTGCATAGTGAGCACTTGTGTCCTCGGAAACTTGCACAGTTGGGGGTTGATCTTTCATAACCACCTGTTGCTCTTCAATAACCACCTCTTGATCTTCCATCGGAATGTACGGTACAATCTATAATAAAATGACATATGTCAAATACTTATtcacaaaagaaatttaaacacAGAGAAACGGATGGGTTCAAGAGTGATATTCCAGCCGTCAAAGTGTACACAGCTGGTTCGACAAGTGATATTCCAGTCGTTATCAAAGATACGGGTGGGTCTAAAAGTATTATTCCCAACCGTAAACGACTTACAACCTGGAATTTCGAGACGTATATTTTCCTGTAACTGGAAGTGTCAGCTTACGGCCTGAAAAACGAGCCGTAAAACGGGTTACGACTGGGTAACCCAACCGGCGCCGCCAGCATTAAATAGCATTTAATATTTTCGGAAAGGAAACCTAAACGCCGCCGACACTATTAAATGCTTCCCATGCACGTAAAAAATTCCTGGCCGTAATTGACAAGTTACGGCTAGGAATTTTCCATCGTTCCATCCGTAAGGTGTCGTAACGGCTGGGAGTTCATGAACTGTGATCCGTATAACTCAATAACGTCCAGGAGTTCATGGTTTCCCATCCGTGATTGTACGTGGCGGCTGGAAACCTAAGGTTTTCGGAAGGAAAAAATCGAAACTCTGAGCTTCAAAACTGAAATAGGAGTTACAATAAAGGTATACTTTGTAATCTTGGGCAATtgtttcttcgatttcttcttcttcttgggttggtccttcgaaatcatagtagggttcataagggttattttgagtttgagaagaaatttcatgattttgtgaaaaatcagcaaagaactgatcgttgttgatgggtattaatatgttatcgtattttgaagatgagggtttacctacatcaaaagttttgcttgaatcaaattttcattttttccccaatttttttccctcttcttcttcttcttcttcttcttcttcttcttctcttccctctgttttttttgttttgattttgaacttcAACACTTAACTTAAGGAAATGAATTAGTGTTGATTAAATAGCTAATCATGATTAATTAGTAACATTAATCAAGTTTATTATGTAAAATCAGTGAAGGGTCATATTAGTCATTTATATAAATATTTGATGGGGGTGTCCCAATTACTATTTGGCAACCCTTGACAGCCCCCAGAAGACCATGATTTTTTAAGCCCCAACACTAGGGTTctaaaaaaatccctaaaaatatccaagaacaaaaaaaaagaataatcttACATCAAAGTGTTGTTGAATATGACGAGGATCCTGAGCAGAAGGATCCATAGTAGCACCAGGAGTGATCATATCAGGTCTTTGATACATATTAGAGAGGAGAATCGTAGGACTAACAGAAGGTCTGGTATGAAGTCTTGAACAATGATTGCTATGTCTACAAGCACCGATTTTGAAATAAAATGGACAATTTACTCTGTCTTTTACTGTACCAAAGATTGCAGCTAGATGTCCCGCCATCTAATCTAATCCTACAATGAaaattcagaattagggttttctttcagGGATGAAAAAGTTTAGGGAGGTTGAAAATATTGGAAATTGGTCCAGGAAAAGGGTATCAAAAGAGGAAGGACTGAAGCTTAGAGAAATTGTCGTGAAAAACTGTTAATTTCACGTATTAAATTAAAAGGTctgaaaagatcaaaatcaaacaCCAGGTTTGCCCGAGTGGTTTAGGGGGAAGACCCAGACTTCCACACATAAGTGCGCATGGGTTCGAACCCTATGCTTTcgttttcttcctttttatttttaGCTTTTTGAGTTTGGCGTAAGTAACCTTTTTGTTGTCCCTTTATTTTAGAGTGTGGCGtaggttttttcttttgttgtctcTTTATTTTAGTTTCAGCTAAAATGCCTTCAATCTTATTCATTCACAGAGAAGATTACAATTTTTAGCTTTTTGAGTGTGGCGTAGGTAGTCTTTTTGTtgtctctttattttatttttagctaAAAAGCCTCTAATCTTATTCATTCACATAGAAGATTACAACGGGCAGCTAAAAAGCCTCTAATCTTTTTCTTATTTTGCTCTCTTGGTGTTCCTTTTTATTTTTAGCTTTTTGAGTATGGCGTAGGTATTCTTTTGTTGTCTCTTTATTTTTAGCTTTTTGAATGTGGTGTGGGTATTCTTTTTGTTGTCTCTTTATTTTGTTTAAAGATAAAATTCCTTTAATCTTATTCATTCACAGAGAATATTACAATTTTTAGCTTTTTTAGTGTGGCGTAGGTATTCTGTTTGTtgtctctttattttattttcagcTAAAAATCTTCTAATCTTATTCATTCATAGAGAAGATTACAACGGGTGGTAAAAAgactgatttttttatttttagtttgttGAGTGTGGCGTAGGTATTCTTTTTGTTTCTCTTTATTTAATTTTCAGCTAAAAAGCTTCTAATCTTTATTTAATTTTCATCTAAAAAGCTTCTAATCTTATTCGTTCATAGAGAAGATTACAACGGGCTGGTAAAAAGCCTTTAATCTTATTCATTCATAGAGGAGACTGCAATGGGGAAAATTCTTATATCAAAGATTCAAAACAAATTACAACGGGGAAAACCCTTGCATCAAAGATTAAAATACTAACTAGGCTACCGAGTATTGAAGTGTGAGGGGTAAATTTGGATCTTTTTCAAGGAAATCCATCTTCAGCAAACTGGAAATGCTTTACATCCCGGGAAAAAATTCCGAAAATTCTATCGTGACTCACAGCCGCGGGACCACTTTTGTCCACTTACCGACATCTTTTTATAATGACTCttaaaaaatgaaggaagtgGTCTTGGATCGCCGAGTCAAGACCCAACCAGTTTGAATCGCCGAGTCATGCCGAGTCAATGCCTAGTCACTATCTAAAATATGCAGATGAATTATACACGGTTTTGAATTATTCGCGAATAATTCGAATTTCCCATATAGTGTGCGAACTAGCCCGGTGTATGAACAGTTCGGCCGTATGATTTGAATTCCGTCGATTCTGATAAGTTTGCGAATAATTCACAGAATTACTAACTAGGTTGCCGAGTGTGCGAACCATGTCCGGTTTTTCCCGTATAGTTCGGTCGTATCATTCGAATTCGGTTGATTCGGATACGATTGCGAATTATTCGCGAATGGGTATTTAAATAAACCGAAACCTCACAACAAATACCATGAAGGTGCAAGAATATGAAGAGGAACCTGATGGAACTAACTCTAGAGATCCGAAATTCGGAGAACCGACATGGAGAACCGAAATcggcaaaataaataaatagttgaACTAACTCTAGAGATCCAAATTTTCGGAACTCGCATGTTACTGGAGGAAAAGACTATTACTAGAGTGGAGATAGAAGTGAAAGAGAAAAACTCATTCTAGTTCGTAGCAAACCTTGGTGTTTTAATTGTAAATAGGACctcatattatttttcttttacatATAAGGGTATTTCGAGTCTTCATTCAATTGTCCCTTAATATTTATACATTTTTCTTGCTCTTTCTCGTATAAATCCATATCTATTTTCTCTTCAAAAGAATGAAAATCAGGATTCATGGTGGAAAAAATAAATTAAGTGAATTTgagaaaaaataaattaagtGAAATTAGTTAAGAGGGTGCGATATGCGAATAAAATGATACAAAGTTTATATTGAAGGGCGGAAGCAGACGTTCCAAATAAGTTGTTGGCTATTTAGTCATTAGCGGCACAACATTGACCGCATGACTTAATCCATGTCATCGGCGTCCAATGTTGACGGCTCAGTGATATAACTTAAGTGGCGCGACCATATGAACTTTTGTCGCACATCATATTTTTTGTCCGTTATATGGATTTCCTATAGTTAAATGCATCTAGTTCAACACGGATAGTCCATATTATTTAGAGATAATCTAAATCGTTAATAAAGTCTAATTACTTTTTTATTCGGAGGCTTAGATGATGTTAAAGTGCTGCTTTGTCAAATTTACAAgttttggtatctcaagcttgttgtcaatgttagatgcacaaaactgcATCTTGGTTtcaagtctactaaagtcaagtatTGGACCAGGATTATCGTATGGTAGTTAAGTATCAgaatcactgaataaccctcgaagattgaagatcaaacATAGACTTTTGgaaaacttcatcgacaaagaggtatgcgaagattgaaccatcctatttagtCGCAACATTTACCGTTTCCTCTTTACGAGACCATGTTATATGATTTTAGTGGATTTAATATTGTAAAAaataaatttcgagtcaagcttgtcttgataaatcttttgaaatatgattcaagcaatgaatgttcatagatccttaaaATCTTTATTGAGAAaattttattgttcatgaactgtttttttttttttgagttgatCATTTAGAAGTCTCCCAAGCAATGATATATGTTGTCTATGTATATTGAGAATACTTGATATCATTTAAAGAGAGTTTTAATAACTGCGCATACCCAATACATGTACCCTAGACACCTTCTGGAATAAGGTAGGTACATATACTAGTTTGTGTACCATAAGGTTCTGAGTTCGTGTAAAGGGAGGATAGGTGTATGCATACCCAAGGGCCTGAGTTCGTGAATGGCTagaggtatgcatacttggtacaCGTACCCCAGAATCCTGAGTTCATGGACTGGTCCATGGGTATGTATACCGCTATACATACCCAATACAAACTAAGCAaatgctcataaactattttcacaaaATATACTTTGCATCTCcacaactctcataaacacttatAAGACAACTTTGATCACTAAATCACTAggtgtttgtgaatcatggtttatgtctcgagtgttaATGAATGTGATTATACTTATATGTTCATAAGGCATATTTGCTAAGAATTATGATTGTACATGGTTCCAGTACCTTGGACCatggtgtatattcttctatgtaatttcaagacaTACTTCTCAAATACTTACTTTAATTCATAACTAGTGATGCCACATGTGCGATCCACATGTTTGAATTTTACTCTTTTAACAACACCAAATTTGATAACAATGATATTTTTTtcgtaaaataaaatttaatattgTTATTTATACTTATTATGTATGTCTTTCAAAAAGCTTTCCAAATATGTTAATTTTGCAAATATCTGATGTGTATTTCgaaagatattaagtttttaAATATTTTGATGTATTTTTTATAACAATAGCATTTCTGTGAATATGTGAATATATAAGGTTGaatatgtaagtattgatttAATATACCTTTTTAACCTTCAATACATGTGTATAATAGTGGTtgatatttaaggtcatattagTAATATCAAGGTTACACCAAGCTATTTTGTCTTTTTGTGACCAACCAAAAatacctcttttctttatatattAGTACTAGCCCTTAAaccgtgtcgtaacggcacgggcCTTGATGTTGGTTCACTTTTAGTATCCTATAAAATGTGTTAggaatacttatcaactccttctCGTCCGATGTATGTTAAATCTGGCTTGGTCATAGATACCGTAGGGATATCCCCTGTTTTGTTTTCTCTGTTCTATCGGGTAAAAACTAATCTTGTTAACACACTTCATTAAATAAGAAATGCTTTCTAGAATTATACATATTGTCGCCATATAAAATTCAGACAAATATATATTACAAATAATTTTAAAAGACGTTTGTACACGTTTAATATCTTAAATTAAGAAAATGAGTTCACCTCCGTGATTTTCTATTTCCTTCCCCCATTTACGATTTTAAAAATCTGTACATAATATGTACTTTCTCGGACCTTTTATTTACTTATTGGAATATATGTTATTGAAATTTTACTTCTGGAAATATATCTCTTGATTTGTAATCCCATATATATACTCTTATGTTGCGAAGTCTTTTTGGCGGATAAGTGGATATGGTCACCTCCAGAATCATCAACCTCCTTGACAGCCATTTGTCGTAACCATTGCATGGCATTTTATGGTCGAGGAGTATGTGTCTTAATCGCAATATGTATTATTTTGGAGAGAAAGAAATTTCAAAACCGACTAATATGTAATTGGGGAGAAAAGATTGAAGTTCCCTTATTGTCATGCATCTTTCAATGATCGCATACATCTTTTTTGTTCATGAGACGATTTATAAGACCATATACTTACATTGCAAAGTCGCTCGTACAATCCGTTCATCTCTTACACCTGCCAATAGGTGCCTATTGTCGCCTCTAAAATCGTCAACCTCTTTGGTAGGCGTATGGCATAACAATCTTCTGTCTTTTCAATGTGGAGTAGTCTGGTGACCAATTGGTGCAGTGACGTTTCTCTAAATTTATACTACCTCTGGTATTTTTATACACCcagaaagaataaaatataaataaCCTGATCTTCCAGCATTCGTGATGGTCATTGTAATGACAgtatttgatttttcattttttaccgCATATCAATCCGGAGAATTGCTATCAATAAGAAGAGTAGAACATGGAGACGTTATAACCTATTCACGAAAACTGAACAATTGTAAAGTAAAACACATAAGTCAGGGTGCATTATCCGAAACCATAACATTTAGTGCGTCTTTGAttatgtttttttgataaaagtgCAATCTTATTGATTTAATTTTTGCCAAAAGTGAAATCATCTGCTTAGGAAGTTGAAATACGTTGGCTTGGTGATTCCAATGTtagaaaatttccttgaaaaccACTATGGATTCGTATCAAGATTGGGAACATAATTAAATTAGATTATCATACCAACACGGTTACACAGGGGATAATCATATCCACCAATGCCACTGTAGATCATGACCAAAGGGATTAATACTGaaatgcacaaaaaaaaaaaaggaaattacaCGTCAACAAAATTAAGTAAGggaaaaacaacataataaaatgCAAAAacggaaacacatcaaaaaaaataaaataaaatgcaaaCATACAAAGAAACATGATATACTATTTTCAGGTATTGTATTATTTGGTGCAAGGATTCGTAATGTTTAATCTTCGGCGATGATAGATGTAGAGAAACCTTTGGGAATCTTCTGAA
Above is a genomic segment from Papaver somniferum cultivar HN1 chromosome 10, ASM357369v1, whole genome shotgun sequence containing:
- the LOC113317139 gene encoding splicing factor U2af small subunit A-like, with the translated sequence MYQRPDMITPGATMDPSAQDPRHIQQHFDDFYEDLFDELSKYAEIESLNICDNLADHMVGNVYVQFREEEDAANALKNLTGRFYAGRPIIVDFSPVTDFREATCRQYEENTCNRGGYRNFMHLKKISRELRRQLFGRYRSRPSHSRSRSHSPYRHQSYEERSHGGRGYERRSSDRGSRRRTRSRSPGRKRGRSRSPERKRNRSLGREREGSAERRAKIEKWNREKEQVVSSNENSNTTTGVTHNESNWHDAQNGEQYYEQ